A window of Raineyella sp. W15-4 contains these coding sequences:
- the dapC gene encoding succinyldiaminopimelate transaminase, which produces MTSRPSPVRTSTPTGRTGRRRVADVLPDFPWDTIAGARATAAAHPDGICDLSVGTPVDPTPELARRALAEAADAHGYPTTMGTAALRDAIVDQMTRRWGAVGLGREGVLPVIGTKELVAWLPTQLGLGPDDTVVVPAVAYPTYAVGALLVGARIVPATDLDSLRATLGDVRPALIWLNSPSNPTGEILDAAAMRGWVGYARETGAVLASDECYGEFGWEAEPWSVLHPDLCGDDHTGLLACHSLSKRSNLAGYRAGFIAGDTGIVQDLLELRKHTGMMMPGPVQAAMTALLGDDAHVREQRERYLARRAILRPALEAAGYRIDHSEGSLYLWATRDEDSRTTLDRLAALGILAAPGDFYGTAGDRHVRIALTATDERIAAAARRLTAAA; this is translated from the coding sequence ATGACCTCCCGACCGAGCCCCGTGCGGACATCGACGCCGACGGGGCGGACGGGCCGGCGCCGCGTCGCCGACGTGCTGCCGGACTTTCCCTGGGACACCATCGCCGGGGCCCGGGCGACCGCCGCGGCCCACCCGGACGGGATCTGTGACCTGTCGGTGGGCACCCCGGTGGACCCGACCCCCGAGCTGGCCCGCCGGGCCCTGGCGGAGGCCGCCGACGCGCACGGTTACCCGACGACGATGGGCACGGCTGCGCTGCGCGACGCGATCGTCGACCAGATGACCCGGCGCTGGGGCGCCGTCGGGCTGGGCCGTGAGGGCGTGCTGCCGGTGATCGGCACCAAGGAACTGGTCGCCTGGCTGCCCACCCAGCTCGGCCTCGGCCCGGACGACACCGTCGTGGTGCCCGCGGTGGCCTACCCGACGTACGCGGTGGGCGCGCTGCTGGTCGGTGCGCGGATCGTCCCGGCCACCGACCTCGACTCGCTGCGGGCCACCCTCGGGGACGTCCGGCCCGCGCTGATCTGGCTCAACTCGCCGTCCAACCCGACCGGGGAGATCCTCGACGCCGCCGCGATGCGCGGTTGGGTCGGGTACGCCCGGGAGACCGGCGCGGTGCTCGCTTCCGACGAGTGCTACGGCGAGTTCGGCTGGGAGGCGGAACCATGGTCGGTGCTGCACCCCGACCTCTGCGGGGACGACCACACCGGGCTGCTGGCCTGCCACTCACTGTCGAAGCGGTCGAACCTGGCCGGCTACCGGGCCGGGTTCATCGCCGGCGACACCGGGATCGTGCAGGACCTGCTGGAGCTGCGCAAGCACACCGGGATGATGATGCCCGGACCCGTCCAGGCGGCGATGACCGCGCTGCTGGGCGACGATGCCCACGTGCGCGAGCAGCGCGAGCGCTATCTGGCCCGCCGCGCGATATTGCGCCCCGCGCTGGAGGCCGCCGGCTACCGGATCGACCATTCGGAGGGCTCGCTCTACCTGTGGGCCACCCGCGATGAGGACAGCCGCACGACCCTGGACCGGCTGGCCGCGCTGGGTATCCTGGCCGCCCCCGGCGACTTCTACGGCACTGCGGGCGACCGGCACGTCCGGATCGCCCTCACCGCGACCGACGAGCGGATCGCGGCGGCGGCGCGGCGGCTGACTGCGGCGGCCTGA
- the glgA gene encoding glycogen synthase has product MSVSVLTREYPPTIYGGAGVHVQQLVPQLRAFIDVDVQCMGEPREGATAHAENYPAGANAALRVFGADLSMVAALPERLDLVHSHTWYANLAGHLGGIFREIPHVVSAHSLEPDRPWKKEQLGGGYNLSSWAERTAYNGASAVIAVSNGMRRSILAAYPELDPEKVHVVLNGIDPEEFTPDPHTDVVEGLGIDLSRPYVAFVGRITRQKGLVHLVRAAEQLDPDTQLVLLAGAPDTPEIAAEFNEAFAHLKESRGGGVTWVQEMLPRPSVRQVLAHATVFACPSIYEPLGIVNLEAMASETAVVASAVGGIPEVVEDGRTGLLVPYDPAQAGDVEYVKAFEAQFAARLNELVRDPARAEAMGKAGRRRAVEVFSWQKIARQTVEVYQRAIEYYAAHPELRAVRG; this is encoded by the coding sequence CTGAGTGTTTCGGTCCTGACCAGGGAGTACCCACCGACCATCTACGGGGGCGCCGGCGTGCATGTCCAGCAGCTCGTTCCCCAGCTCCGCGCGTTCATCGACGTCGACGTCCAGTGCATGGGTGAGCCCCGTGAGGGGGCGACCGCCCACGCGGAGAATTACCCCGCCGGGGCGAACGCGGCGCTGCGGGTGTTCGGCGCCGACCTGTCGATGGTCGCGGCCCTGCCGGAGCGGCTCGACCTGGTGCACTCCCACACCTGGTACGCGAACCTGGCCGGCCACCTGGGCGGCATCTTCCGTGAGATCCCGCACGTCGTGTCCGCCCACTCGCTGGAGCCGGACCGGCCGTGGAAGAAGGAGCAGCTCGGCGGTGGCTACAACCTCTCCTCCTGGGCGGAGCGGACCGCGTACAACGGCGCCTCGGCGGTGATCGCGGTGTCGAACGGGATGCGCCGGTCGATCCTGGCGGCCTACCCCGAGCTGGACCCGGAGAAGGTCCACGTGGTGCTCAACGGCATCGACCCGGAGGAGTTCACCCCCGATCCGCACACCGACGTCGTCGAGGGTCTGGGGATCGACCTGTCCCGTCCGTACGTCGCCTTCGTCGGCCGGATCACCCGGCAGAAGGGTCTGGTGCACCTGGTCCGGGCGGCGGAGCAGCTCGACCCCGACACCCAGCTGGTGCTGCTGGCCGGTGCCCCGGACACCCCGGAGATCGCTGCGGAGTTCAACGAGGCGTTCGCCCATCTGAAGGAGTCCCGCGGCGGTGGCGTCACCTGGGTGCAGGAGATGCTGCCGCGGCCGAGCGTACGGCAGGTGCTGGCCCACGCCACCGTGTTCGCCTGCCCGTCGATCTACGAGCCGCTGGGCATCGTGAACCTGGAGGCGATGGCCTCGGAGACGGCCGTGGTGGCCAGTGCCGTCGGCGGCATCCCGGAGGTCGTCGAGGACGGCCGGACCGGCCTGCTGGTGCCGTACGACCCGGCACAGGCCGGCGACGTGGAGTACGTGAAGGCTTTCGAGGCGCAGTTCGCGGCCCGGCTGAACGAGTTGGTGCGGGATCCGGCCCGGGCCGAGGCGATGGGCAAGGCCGGTCGTCGGCGGGCGGTGGAAGTGTTCTCCTGGCAGAAGATCGCCCGACAGACCGTCGAGGTCTACCAGCGGGCGATCGAGTACTACGCCGCGCACCCGGAGCTGCGGGCCGTCCGCGGCTGA
- the dapA gene encoding 4-hydroxy-tetrahydrodipicolinate synthase, which produces MTDPTHTATEPPFGRLLTAMVTPFDDKGDLDLASARALATHLVDDLRHDGLVINGTTGEAPTTTDEEKAALVAAVVDEVGNRAHIVAGVGTNSTRHTCELARQAAAAGADGLLVVTPYYSRPPQEGLLSHFRAAADATDLPVVVYDIPSRAGIPVQTETLVRLAEHPRIVAVKDAKGQIVESAKVIAATGLAYYAGDDAITLPLLSVGGVGLVGTSTHFTGLLARQLIDAWVAGDAATALRLNQRALPVFTGVFAAQGCSMVKATLARQGRPVGGLRAPQVLPADDLVEAYVDTLRAVDLF; this is translated from the coding sequence ATGACCGACCCCACGCACACTGCCACCGAGCCGCCTTTCGGCCGCCTGTTGACCGCCATGGTGACGCCGTTCGACGACAAGGGCGACCTCGACCTGGCCTCCGCCCGGGCGCTCGCCACGCACCTGGTGGATGACCTGCGTCACGATGGTCTGGTCATCAACGGGACCACCGGTGAGGCCCCGACCACCACCGACGAGGAGAAGGCGGCGCTCGTCGCCGCCGTCGTCGACGAGGTCGGGAACCGGGCCCACATCGTCGCGGGGGTCGGCACCAACTCCACCCGGCACACCTGCGAGCTGGCCCGGCAGGCCGCGGCCGCCGGGGCGGACGGCCTGCTGGTCGTCACCCCGTACTACTCCCGCCCCCCGCAGGAGGGACTGCTGAGCCACTTCCGGGCCGCCGCCGACGCGACCGACCTGCCGGTGGTGGTGTACGACATCCCCAGCCGGGCCGGGATCCCGGTGCAGACGGAGACCCTGGTCAGGCTGGCCGAGCACCCCCGGATCGTCGCGGTCAAGGACGCCAAGGGACAGATCGTAGAGTCGGCGAAGGTCATCGCCGCCACCGGTCTGGCCTACTACGCCGGTGACGACGCCATCACCCTGCCGCTGCTGTCCGTCGGGGGGGTGGGTCTGGTGGGGACGTCGACCCACTTCACCGGACTGCTCGCCCGGCAGCTGATCGACGCCTGGGTGGCCGGTGACGCCGCGACGGCGCTGCGGCTCAACCAGCGGGCGTTGCCCGTCTTCACCGGGGTGTTCGCCGCCCAGGGGTGCAGCATGGTCAAGGCGACGCTGGCCCGGCAGGGACGCCCGGTCGGCGGGCTGCGCGCGCCGCAGGTGCTCCCGGCCGACGACCTCGTCGAGGCGTACGTCGACACGCTCCGTGCCGTCGACCTCTTCTGA
- a CDS encoding S1C family serine protease produces MPSTSSDPGSPGGSRAGTLVLAAVIAVVVGVPAGYAGARFGTAPGAGASPSARVSTAASRDGTPAPVTLDAAALAPEALRSTVSIRATGASGEGSGSGIVLAGGRVVTNNHVIAAAVRGGRIEVTVADGRRTTATVLGASRAYDLAVLSVDFSGLGDAVVPAQLGSSAGLAVGRPVIAVGAPYGLQETVTAGIVSALGRPMQVADPTAGSGDPTAYINAIQTDAPINPGNSGGPLYDAGGRVVGINSAILTADGAPARSGSVGLGFAIPLDEALPIITALAADGMVSYPVLGASAEATADGVGVRLSSVDAGGPAAAAGLRAGDVVTTLGGVTVADGTALIVQVRRHRPGETLVADYRRDGSAGQALVTLSGRVG; encoded by the coding sequence GTGCCGTCGACCTCTTCTGATCCCGGGTCGCCCGGTGGCAGCCGCGCCGGGACGCTCGTCCTCGCCGCGGTGATCGCCGTCGTCGTCGGGGTCCCCGCCGGGTACGCCGGCGCCCGGTTCGGGACCGCGCCGGGCGCCGGCGCCTCGCCGTCCGCCCGGGTCAGCACGGCCGCTTCCAGAGACGGCACCCCGGCCCCGGTCACCCTGGACGCCGCGGCCCTCGCTCCGGAGGCGCTGCGGTCCACCGTGTCGATCCGGGCCACCGGCGCCAGCGGCGAGGGGAGCGGATCCGGGATCGTGCTGGCCGGCGGCCGGGTGGTGACGAACAACCATGTGATCGCCGCCGCGGTGCGGGGCGGGCGGATCGAGGTCACCGTCGCCGACGGCCGGCGCACCACCGCGACGGTGCTCGGCGCCAGCCGGGCATACGACCTCGCCGTGCTCTCGGTGGACTTCTCCGGCCTCGGCGACGCGGTCGTGCCGGCGCAACTCGGCAGCTCCGCCGGGCTGGCCGTCGGCCGGCCGGTGATCGCAGTCGGCGCGCCGTACGGTCTGCAGGAGACCGTCACCGCGGGCATCGTCTCGGCCCTCGGGCGCCCGATGCAGGTCGCCGATCCCACTGCCGGGAGTGGCGACCCCACCGCCTACATCAATGCCATCCAGACCGATGCCCCGATCAATCCCGGCAACTCGGGCGGGCCGCTCTACGACGCCGGCGGCCGGGTGGTGGGCATCAACTCCGCGATCCTGACCGCCGACGGGGCGCCGGCGCGCAGCGGGAGCGTCGGCCTCGGTTTCGCGATCCCGCTGGACGAGGCGCTGCCGATCATCACCGCCCTCGCTGCCGACGGCATGGTGTCCTATCCGGTCCTCGGGGCCTCGGCGGAGGCGACCGCCGACGGGGTCGGCGTGCGGCTCAGCTCGGTCGATGCCGGGGGACCGGCGGCGGCCGCCGGGCTACGGGCCGGGGACGTGGTGACGACGCTGGGCGGGGTCACCGTGGCGGACGGCACCGCCCTGATCGTGCAGGTCCGTCGGCACCGGCCCGGGGAGACCCTGGTGGCCGACTACCGGCGGGACGGGTCCGCCGGGCAGGCACTGGTCACCCTCTCAGGTCGGGTCGGATAG
- a CDS encoding DUF3117 domain-containing protein: MAAMKPRTGDGPMEVTKEGRGIVMRVPLEGGGRLVVEMNPAEASELAGALAAVVG; encoded by the coding sequence ATGGCAGCTATGAAGCCCCGGACCGGCGACGGCCCCATGGAAGTCACCAAGGAAGGCCGGGGGATCGTCATGCGGGTCCCGCTCGAGGGGGGCGGCCGGCTCGTCGTCGAGATGAATCCCGCTGAGGCATCGGAGCTGGCCGGAGCACTCGCCGCGGTCGTCGGCTGA
- the dapE gene encoding succinyl-diaminopimelate desuccinylase codes for MALDLRADVIDLLGTIVDIESVSGHEGRLADEVEAALRGCRHLAVVRLGDTVIARTELGRPERVVVAGHLDTVPLADNLPARLRTVDGEERMYGRGTCDMKAGVAVALSLAAELEEPCRDVTWIFYDNEEVEASRNGLNRVERERPDLMQGDFAVLGEPSGARVEGGCQGTMRFTVTVPGVAAHSARAWQGVNAIHRAGELLARLAAYVPRRVVVDGLEYIEGLNAVRIAGGVAGNVIPDRCTTEINFRFAPDRTPEQAEAYVREYFAGYELVVTDLAPGARPGLDLPIARDFLRAVGSEPAPKYGWTDVARFSARGVPAVNYGPGDALKAHQDDEYVALASVRRVRAALAGWLGRQR; via the coding sequence ATGGCCCTGGACCTGCGCGCGGACGTCATCGACCTGCTCGGGACGATCGTCGACATCGAATCGGTGAGCGGTCACGAGGGCCGCCTGGCCGACGAGGTCGAGGCGGCGCTGCGGGGCTGCCGCCACCTGGCGGTGGTCCGCCTCGGTGACACCGTGATCGCCCGCACCGAGCTGGGCCGGCCCGAGCGGGTGGTCGTCGCCGGCCACCTCGACACCGTGCCGCTGGCGGACAACCTGCCCGCGCGGCTGCGGACGGTCGACGGCGAGGAGCGGATGTACGGCCGCGGCACCTGCGACATGAAGGCCGGGGTGGCGGTGGCCCTCTCGCTGGCCGCGGAGCTCGAGGAACCGTGCCGGGACGTCACCTGGATCTTCTACGACAACGAGGAGGTGGAGGCCTCCCGCAACGGGCTCAACCGGGTGGAGCGGGAGCGGCCCGACCTGATGCAGGGCGACTTCGCCGTGCTCGGGGAGCCGTCCGGGGCCCGGGTCGAGGGGGGCTGCCAGGGCACGATGCGGTTCACCGTCACCGTCCCCGGGGTGGCCGCCCACTCCGCGCGGGCCTGGCAGGGGGTCAATGCGATCCACCGGGCCGGCGAGCTGCTGGCCCGACTGGCGGCGTACGTCCCCCGCCGGGTCGTCGTGGACGGACTGGAGTACATCGAGGGGCTCAACGCCGTCCGGATCGCCGGCGGGGTGGCCGGCAACGTCATCCCCGACCGGTGCACGACCGAGATCAACTTCCGCTTCGCCCCGGACCGTACCCCGGAGCAGGCGGAGGCGTACGTCCGGGAGTACTTCGCCGGGTACGAGCTGGTGGTGACCGACCTGGCGCCGGGGGCGCGGCCGGGACTGGACCTGCCGATCGCCCGGGACTTCCTCCGGGCGGTCGGATCCGAGCCGGCACCGAAGTACGGCTGGACCGACGTCGCCCGGTTCTCGGCGCGCGGGGTGCCGGCGGTGAACTACGGTCCCGGGGACGCGCTCAAGGCCCACCAGGACGACGAGTACGTCGCCCTCGCCTCGGTCCGCCGGGTCCGGGCCGCCCTCGCCGGATGGCTGGGCCGGCAGCGATGA
- a CDS encoding Sec-independent protein translocase subunit TatB: MFGLGAGEIAVIVVLAVILWGPDKLPELARKAARLIRFFRQVANDAQVTVRNELGPGFEDFDITDPKGSVRRYVMKQGGLDGVEDLVQTLRDASAEIDEAAEDFRRSIDTDGDGVISPEEARAAGIAVPGAPFDSEAT, translated from the coding sequence GTGTTCGGACTGGGTGCGGGTGAGATCGCGGTCATCGTCGTCCTCGCGGTGATCCTGTGGGGCCCCGACAAGCTGCCCGAGCTCGCCCGCAAGGCGGCCCGGCTGATCCGCTTCTTCCGCCAGGTGGCCAACGACGCCCAGGTCACCGTCCGCAACGAGCTCGGCCCCGGCTTCGAGGACTTCGACATCACCGACCCCAAGGGCTCGGTGCGACGCTACGTGATGAAGCAGGGCGGGCTGGACGGGGTCGAGGACCTGGTGCAGACCCTGCGCGACGCGTCTGCCGAGATCGACGAGGCGGCGGAGGACTTCCGCCGCTCCATCGACACCGACGGGGACGGGGTGATCAGCCCCGAGGAGGCCCGGGCCGCCGGGATCGCCGTGCCCGGCGCCCCGTTCGACTCCGAAGCCACGTAG
- the fdxA gene encoding ferredoxin — MTYIIAQPCVDVKDRACVDECPVDCIYEGDRMLYIHPEECVDCGACEPVCPVEAIFYEDDVPEEWKDYYDINVHFFDGLGMPGGAAKLGPLPKDHPAVAALPPQNQD, encoded by the coding sequence GTGACGTACATCATCGCGCAGCCCTGCGTCGACGTGAAGGACCGTGCCTGCGTCGACGAGTGTCCGGTCGATTGCATCTACGAGGGCGATCGCATGCTGTACATCCACCCCGAGGAATGCGTGGACTGCGGCGCCTGCGAACCGGTCTGCCCGGTCGAGGCGATCTTCTACGAGGACGATGTGCCCGAGGAGTGGAAGGACTACTACGACATCAACGTCCACTTCTTCGACGGGCTCGGCATGCCCGGCGGCGCCGCCAAGCTCGGCCCGCTGCCGAAGGACCACCCCGCGGTCGCCGCGCTGCCACCGCAGAACCAGGACTGA
- a CDS encoding O-methyltransferase: MTTRKTTQKAAAPGPAAKKSASSDRMHDIFAPTAPETPPVIGPAEPPAPADPRSDTGAPALGPDEATWAYAEGFRRERPEAARAREAAEQLDSMPVSPGVATVLTLLARAARARSVVEIGSGTGVSGLALYAGMVPEGVLTSIDADSEVQRVARRMFRDAGVPSNRIRLIAGDALTVMPKLSDAAYDLVFVDGDMLDCGEYIEQAQRLLRPDGVLVVNNALWYNLVADPQNEDNETIVIREALEGVAAMEDVWVPALLPVGNGLLVASRRAS; the protein is encoded by the coding sequence GTGACCACTCGCAAGACCACCCAGAAGGCTGCCGCCCCGGGTCCGGCGGCGAAGAAGTCCGCGAGCTCGGACCGGATGCACGACATCTTCGCCCCCACCGCGCCCGAGACCCCGCCGGTGATCGGCCCCGCCGAGCCACCCGCCCCGGCCGACCCACGGTCCGACACCGGGGCGCCGGCACTCGGCCCGGACGAGGCAACCTGGGCGTACGCCGAGGGCTTCCGCCGGGAACGCCCGGAGGCCGCCCGCGCCCGGGAGGCCGCCGAACAGCTGGACAGCATGCCGGTCAGCCCCGGGGTGGCCACCGTGCTGACCCTCCTCGCCCGCGCGGCGCGGGCCCGTTCGGTGGTCGAGATCGGCTCCGGCACCGGCGTGTCCGGGCTGGCGCTGTACGCCGGGATGGTGCCGGAGGGGGTGCTGACCAGCATCGACGCCGACAGTGAGGTCCAGCGGGTGGCCCGCCGGATGTTCCGCGACGCAGGGGTGCCGTCCAACCGGATCCGGCTGATCGCCGGTGACGCGCTGACCGTGATGCCCAAGCTGTCCGACGCCGCGTACGACCTGGTGTTCGTCGACGGCGACATGCTGGACTGCGGCGAGTACATCGAGCAGGCCCAGCGGCTGCTGCGGCCCGACGGGGTGCTGGTGGTCAACAACGCCCTCTGGTACAACCTGGTCGCCGACCCGCAGAACGAGGACAACGAGACGATCGTCATCCGCGAGGCGCTCGAGGGCGTCGCGGCGATGGAGGACGTCTGGGTGCCGGCCCTGTTGCCGGTCGGCAACGGCCTGCTGGTCGCCTCCCGGCGCGCCTCCTGA
- the dapD gene encoding 2,3,4,5-tetrahydropyridine-2,6-dicarboxylate N-succinyltransferase, which yields MSDTVRTAHGWGLATVHASGQVLDTWYPAPALGEPDGTGAPESVTAGIVTDGARDVRTEAVLTVIDLDAAPAGTADAYLRLHLLSHTLVRPNTLNLDGIFGVLPNVVWTSAGPCAVDDFEATRARLRARLGHVTVFSVDKFPRMIDYVVPPGVRLADADRARLGAHLAEGTTVMHEGFVNFNAGTLGHSMVEGRISQGVVVDDGSDIGGGASIMGTLSGGGKERVSIGKGCLLGANSGIGISLGDNCVVEAGLYVTAGTKVLLPDGGTAKAAELSGQSGLLFIRNSLTGAVQVRSREGRTVELNAALHTN from the coding sequence ATGAGTGACACCGTACGTACGGCACACGGCTGGGGTCTGGCCACCGTCCACGCCTCCGGCCAGGTCCTGGACACCTGGTACCCCGCACCGGCACTGGGCGAGCCCGACGGCACGGGCGCCCCGGAGTCGGTGACCGCCGGCATCGTGACCGACGGAGCCCGGGACGTACGCACCGAGGCGGTGCTCACCGTCATCGATCTGGACGCGGCCCCGGCCGGGACCGCGGACGCCTACCTGCGGCTGCACCTGCTCAGCCACACCCTGGTCCGGCCCAACACGCTCAACCTCGACGGCATCTTCGGGGTGCTGCCGAACGTCGTGTGGACCTCGGCCGGCCCGTGCGCCGTCGACGACTTCGAGGCCACCCGGGCCCGACTGCGGGCCCGGCTCGGCCACGTCACGGTGTTCTCCGTCGACAAGTTCCCGCGGATGATCGACTACGTCGTTCCCCCGGGCGTACGCCTCGCCGACGCCGACCGGGCCCGGCTGGGCGCCCATCTGGCCGAGGGCACGACGGTGATGCACGAGGGCTTCGTCAACTTCAACGCCGGCACGCTCGGTCACTCGATGGTGGAGGGCCGGATCTCGCAGGGCGTCGTCGTCGACGACGGCTCGGACATCGGCGGTGGGGCATCGATCATGGGCACCCTGTCCGGCGGCGGCAAGGAACGTGTGTCGATCGGCAAGGGCTGCCTGCTGGGTGCGAACTCCGGCATCGGCATCTCGCTGGGCGACAACTGCGTGGTCGAGGCCGGGCTGTACGTCACCGCCGGCACCAAGGTCCTGCTGCCCGACGGCGGCACCGCGAAGGCCGCCGAGCTGTCCGGGCAGAGCGGCCTGCTGTTCATCCGCAACTCACTCACCGGCGCCGTGCAGGTGCGGTCCCGCGAGGGCCGCACCGTCGAGCTGAACGCGGCGCTGCACACGAATTGA
- the glgC gene encoding glucose-1-phosphate adenylyltransferase, translating to MTSRPKVLSIVLAGGEGKRLMPLTLDRAKPAVPFGGTLRLIDFVLSNMVNSGLLQVAVLTQYKSHSLDRHITLTWRMSNMLGNYITPVPAQQRLGPHWYQGSADAIYQSMNLIKDAHPDYIVVFGADNIYRMDISRMLEAHIDSGLGATVAGIRVPRAEASAFGIIDAGEDKKIRQFLEKPADPPGLPDSPDESFASMGNYIFDKDALVAALEADAADENARHDMGGDIIPAFVAKGEAQVYDFTDNNVPGATEEDRNYWRDVGTIDAFFDAHMDLVAVKPNFNLYNDDWPIFSYQRQLPGAKFTLRGTAEDSIVSAGCIISGGDVDSSVLSPQVRVDKWAKVEQSILMDSAQVGRNAVVRRAILDKNVVVERGAEVGVDHEADRARGFTVSAGGITVVPKDFVIRAV from the coding sequence ATGACGTCCCGCCCCAAGGTCCTGTCCATCGTTCTCGCCGGTGGTGAGGGCAAGCGACTGATGCCCCTCACCCTCGACCGTGCCAAACCGGCCGTCCCCTTCGGAGGGACGCTGCGCCTGATCGACTTCGTGCTGTCGAACATGGTGAACTCCGGTCTGCTCCAGGTCGCCGTCCTGACCCAGTACAAGTCCCACTCGCTCGACCGTCACATCACGCTCACCTGGCGGATGTCGAACATGCTCGGCAACTACATCACGCCGGTGCCCGCCCAGCAGCGACTCGGTCCGCACTGGTACCAGGGCAGCGCGGACGCCATCTACCAGTCGATGAACCTGATCAAGGACGCCCACCCGGACTACATCGTGGTCTTCGGGGCGGACAACATCTACCGGATGGACATCAGCCGGATGCTGGAGGCACACATCGACTCGGGGCTCGGGGCGACTGTGGCAGGCATCCGGGTGCCGCGCGCCGAGGCCAGTGCCTTCGGCATCATCGATGCCGGCGAGGACAAGAAGATCCGCCAGTTCCTGGAGAAGCCGGCCGACCCGCCGGGGCTGCCGGACAGCCCGGACGAGTCCTTCGCCTCGATGGGCAACTACATCTTCGACAAGGACGCTCTGGTCGCCGCGCTCGAGGCGGACGCCGCCGACGAGAACGCCCGGCACGACATGGGCGGGGACATCATCCCGGCGTTCGTGGCGAAGGGCGAGGCGCAGGTCTACGACTTCACCGACAACAACGTGCCCGGCGCCACCGAGGAGGACCGCAACTACTGGCGGGACGTGGGCACCATCGACGCGTTCTTCGACGCGCACATGGACCTCGTCGCGGTGAAGCCCAACTTCAACCTCTACAACGACGACTGGCCGATCTTCAGCTACCAGCGCCAGTTGCCGGGGGCGAAGTTCACCCTGCGCGGCACCGCCGAGGACTCCATCGTGTCCGCCGGCTGCATCATCTCCGGCGGCGACGTCGACTCCTCGGTGCTGTCCCCGCAGGTCCGGGTCGACAAGTGGGCCAAGGTCGAGCAGTCGATCCTGATGGACAGTGCCCAGGTCGGCCGCAACGCGGTGGTCCGCCGGGCCATCCTGGACAAGAACGTGGTGGTCGAGCGGGGCGCCGAGGTGGGCGTCGATCACGAGGCCGACCGGGCCCGTGGCTTCACCGTCTCCGCCGGGGGGATCACCGTGGTGCCGAAGGACTTCGTGATCAGGGCGGTCTGA